The Hordeum vulgare subsp. vulgare chromosome 4H, MorexV3_pseudomolecules_assembly, whole genome shotgun sequence genomic interval TTCTCATTTCCGACTAACAGCAGAATGGAACCATAGAGAAACAACTAGCGCATGCATGTATGGTCAATAACGTCACAACAAAACCTAGCACAAAAGCTACCTGTATCAGGTGTTCTGGGACATAAAACATGTGCGTCGACACTTGATGGCCTTTTTATTTCTTCAACTGGTCTCCGTCTGACCAATCTTAACCCAGCCCAACCAACGGcgggtcactgctgctactggacTCTCTGAACCTGTGTTATTATGCACATGGACGCGCCTTCTTCTGAATAGACGAACAATTCTCATCTCCCACTATAACAATAGAAAGGAACCATAGAAAAAAACTAGAGCATGTGTGGTCAATAACATCATGAAAGCAAGACTATTCTATATATGTGTCCTCGAGGAGATCTTTAACGTGCATTTGGTTTGTTCGCAAGTCTAGGTTTTTTTGGCTaattatctactccctccgttcctaaatacaagtctttttagaggttttactagaagactacatacagatgtatatagacatattttagtgtgtagattcactcgttttgctccgtatgtagtcccctaatgaaatctctaaagtgacttatatttaggaacggagggagtatgtgtttGAGCAATGTTGATAAGAAAAAATAAAGTAGACAACATTTTTTGCCCATTTATAatataaaagaaaactagaatAGACTCTTTTTCGCTGACTTATAATATAGAAAAATAGACTAGACTACACAAAGTTCGGGCTTGGGTTATCGACCCTAAAATGGAGTTCTAATGCAACACCTTCAACAAGGGTATGATGATCATCCTTCCGTATTGGCATACTTGTCTCCAACTTCCTCCTCTAACATTTTGCCCATTTTAATCTGCGTATAATCTATGTATACATCAcacatgaatatatatatatgttcgtAAAATTTCGTGCTTGTAAACTAGAGTATATGCTTATGTGTATACTTCTTCTGGAATTTTTTTTGGCATGCAAAAATAAGGGTCCCTGAAGCTCGACAGGTATATGCATTTTTCAAGCATGGATACGTTCTTTGTGACAGCCGTGAAATAGCATTTCCAGCCCAAAAGCTGAAAGGCGGCCCGCTACCACGGCCTTGCTTCTCTCACACTAAGAAATTGCCGCAAAACCTATATCTTGCCTATAGGGATTGTACTATACGCCTCTTATGAAAGCTGCTCCATGAGTAGCTACTGGGCCAGACCATTTTCTTATTCTTTTGTTTGATCGAGACGCATCGATGGTGGGGGAGTCGCTAGTTAGCGAGTGTTTTTTCCTGTAACCCTTATGATTGATCAATCAAACAAAGCATTTACCTCTCAAAAAAGAAAGTTAGCGAGTGTTTCTTCGGATGATTCGCACCTAGCACTTCCACACGCCACCACTTGACGCGTTCTAAGCCGTCGCCACATGTCGTGCTCTGAGCGCTTTCTccggattttattttattttattttttcgtaTGCGTTTTCGGATTTTtagattattattatttttgattttttagattattattatttctttgttttttggaaaaaaatattcacaaaaaatgtgttttttcgcaagagacacggttttgccttcgcgagcctCTCGGAAatgaaaaaacgcgtttttttgtgagagacacagttttgcttccgcgaaaagCATGATTTTTCCTTCGCGAGAGGAATGGCCGAGCCACTCGGTAAGGGAAAAAATAACgcattttctgttttcttttcataagaggcatggttttgtttctgcgagaggcacagttttgtcttcgtgagaggcacgattttttcGCGAGAGACCTGGTTTCGTTTacacgagaggcacgattttgccttcaTGAGAGGCACGGCTGTGCTTGTCGGAAAAGAAAAGGACGTGTTTTTAAGGgttttttctatcatgagagaaacgATTTTTTTGTCCggtttttttaataaaaaaacttcatcaaaacgtatcaacatgagatctagttttaaagatttcaATGAAAGAAATTTAACAGTGAAAACTGTTCGACATTTGGAtgcacggtttaggagataaaacgttttaaaaATACGAATCTATGAAAAAAAACTTTCAAGTTGCGACAAGAGACACGCATACAGTACACCACTCGTCGCAACCTAGGGAGGTGAAAGTGATTTTTCAAAGGAGTACTCCTTAATTAATGATTTCGCAATGGTGGTCATGTTTGTTCTGTCTTTTTCCGTTTTCTTTGGTCGCTTATAATTGATTTTCTTCGTGTTCCgctttcctttgtttttacaccgGTTTCGTTCGTTTCTTTCTCCATTTTCACTgaactttttcctttttttctgtttgtATTTCTTcaatgtttatttatttatttatttttctccagTTTtctttatttctagtgtttttattatttattttgttttgtatttcttttttgcaccttttttcttcagtgatttttTATTTCCTCTATTTTTTCTTTGTTTCATTCTTTTTTTTTCAACACATGTCTACAATTTTTTCcacattatatatatttttgtttatttaAAGAACCTTGTTTAATACACAactaacatttttcaaatgtatAATGAATAGTTTTTCCAATTGGATATTTCAATGTCCATTGTTTTCATGCACTTTTTTTTGGTATAAATATAAACTTTTTTAATGTGGGTTTAATAATTTTCACATATATGACTAACATCACGTCGTTAATGCCGCCACACCGTGTCGACGAGCTTTAACTGCTCCGCCATATCACTAGCATGATGCAGTGGCATGGGTAGAATCTGTTTGTTTGCGGTGGCAACGCCATAATCTGGTCATGAGTGGCGGTAACGGACACAACTAGCCATGAAGGGCGGCGGCAACATCTTCCAGTCTTCCTCCAGATCGACTCTAGCTTACCATCTGCAGAGGCCATTCCAGCGAGTCCTCCAGATCGGCGGTAGCGGAAGTAGTTGCCCAGAAACACTTCCTGGGAGATGTATTGTATTTGGCTATATTGAAACTGTTTGATTTGTTCTGTTTATGCCTTGGATTTGGCCCTTTGATTTTGGGACAAATTAAGTTGCTGAAATACATTATTTCTAAAAAAATAATACACATGCGTGTTATGCCTTTATGTATATccatattttttcagaatttttgaaatgtaaaaatatgaattttgagattttttcaaaaacagggctccacggagcccGAGCTCCAAAACGCCTCACTCGCTATTAATGCGCTATAacttatgtactccctccgtcacggtttaaaagGCGTGCATGAAAATTTTCtagaacctaggtggttattgattgactAAGAAATGAGTTGAAAAAAAAGTATTCATACTACACATGCATATAAAAAAAGTACAACGGAGTTTTTTTTTTAGAGAAGGAGTACAACGGAGTTTTTTTTTTTAGAGAAGGAGCacaacggagtactaattagctgctaggagtaaatgcaatacaccttaaaccttgtttattgtggaaatgcacgtaaatttagagggtgcttggatccaagagactaaaactaatctgactaaaactagtctttttaagaggctaaaggtccaagcacccctgactaaagataggctaaaactagtcttgagaccaaaatcttttagtcaggggcacccctactaaaatgtgcattagtcctctctctcctcatttaactcctcatgcaagttctggattggagggtttggaggataataaatgctcattaacttgattttagtctctttattacttgaatccaagcatgggtgaggctatcaagttttagtctcattacttttagtcatgggactaaaacgtatccaagcaccttcttaaCCGTGACGGAGATAGTACCATTTGAAGAAGGACCCGTTATATTTATAGCGCTATATTTCTTTTAGCCTCATTACTTTTAgttatgggactaaaacgtatccaagcaccctcttaacCGTGACGGAGATAGTACCATTTGAAGAAGGACCCGTTATATTTATAGCGCTAGCAGCTCTCTAGTCTCCGTGCATAGCATATTTCATTGGTCCGACAACGAACCTATGCAAGCTTTCtcacgcgcgcgcgcgcgcacacacacacaaaaataaaCTATGCAAGACACGACTGAAAATAAGTGTGTGGAAACATCGATTTTGATTAGATATCGGGAACCCAAATAAACACAGAACTGCTGCTAGGTACGTACTCTAGTGTTTGTGCACAAATATGCAAGTACTTTACTGTTGTTCAACACATACATGAAAATACTCGATGGATCCAATAACGGAGCTAGAAGAACTATTAATCCCGCCCCTTAAAAACCGTCACGGACAAGAGAAGCATAGCATAAATTATTACGGAAATAAAATCATCACGGACAGCAGGCGAGGTGAACCGCCTCAGCTCTGCTCAGCAGACGCCCTGGGTCTTCTTCCTGGCGGCGACGGCCCTCTTCCAGACGGACACCACCTCGCGCTGCCTCGCCAGGTCCTTCTCGCTCACCGTGTCGCCGTTGGGGTGCTGCAGGGACGGCCCGCTGCTGCGCGAGGGGAGCGCGTCGAGCTCGTGGAGCACCTTCTCGATGTCGATGACGAGGCGCTCGGCGAAGGTGCGGCTGAAGTCCTCCCGGACGACGACGCGGAGCACCGTGACGTGCTGCGCGTCGGGGGGCATGGTGTAGGCCGGCACGATCCACCCGAAGCGGCGCAGGAACTCGGAGATCTCGAACTCGTCGTGCCGGCTGCTGTCCTTGAGGGAGAAGGCCACCAGCGGGACGCCCTGGTCCTTGGACACGATGTTGAACCGGCCGGTGCGCTCCAGCCCCTCCTTGAGCACCATTGCGTTCTCCTGGCAGTTGTCCATGATGTTCCTGTACCCCTGCATCATTGCACCAGATATAGTTAGCATAGCAGAAAGGAAATGCCGTTATAAGCGAGAAATGCTTAGACAAAAATGGATTGGCACCTCGAAACCAAGGCGGATCAGCTGGTAATACTGCGCGATAACCTGGCTGGAACccttggagaagttgagggtgaagGTGGGCTGGTCGGCGCCGAGGTAGTTGATGTGGAAGATGAGCTCGTCTGGGAGGTCCTCCTTGCTCCTCCAGATGCACCACCCGATCCCGGCGTACACGAGGCCGTACTTGTGCCCACTCACGTTGATGCTCTTCACCAACGGCAGCCGGAAGTCCCACTCCAGCTCAGGGTACAGGAACGGCGCGATGAACCCGCCGCTCGCCGCGTCCACATGGATCGGCGTGTCCCACCTGCACGTCCAACCCCAATAATCCATTAGAACATTTTCTTCCAACCTCTATCTACATGAGTGATGTATACAGTGGGAGCTCAGTGGAAGGATCATGGATGGTTAGTAGATTCATTACCCtgtctcctcgttcttcttgacGAGGAGGTCGTTGAGCATCTTGACGTCCTCAAACTCGCCGTTGAGGGTGGAGCCGAGGATGGCCGCGACGCAGATGGTGTTCTCGTCGACCATCTCAACGGCCTTCTCGGGGTCCATCACGTAGTACCCCTCGCTCAGCTTCACTTCCTTGAGCTCCACCTCGAAGTAGCGCGCAAATTTCTCCCAGCAAACCTGCGTTCATTTCATTTTTGCCATCGAATCAGTCCACTTAAACTTGGCAAGGTAACACACCGCACCGTGTGCCAGTGTTAACCAAGGAGACTATGATGTGCTCGACTATATTACTTGGAcgttggcgccggtgacgatgttgGGCTTGTCGCAGGGCTTGCCGGCGGCCCTCATCTTGTTCTGCCAACGCCTCTTGAAGGCCAGCCCGGCGAGCATGATGGCCTCCGAAGAGCCGACGGTGCCCACCCCCACGGCCGTCTCGGTCTCCCCAAGAGGAGCGTTGAAGAGATGCGCGATCATGTTCACGCATCGGTTCTGcaaaacaaatataaaatgcCCTATGTTATGATCGATCAACCAACCATGCTTTGTAGGCCTGATTTTTTATCAAAAAGGAAGTGTGTGAAGACTGGGCTTGCTTTTATTGATTAAACTGATATGGTTATGCGCTGATTTTTCTAGCTTAGAGTGATAACAGGAATAGCTTCAGGGACTATTTGGATGGGAGACCTAAGACGCCTAGCAAAAGAAAAAAGTTTGTGTTGACCGAGCCACGGTTTAGATGGATACCTAATACTCATCCGTTTAATATTGAGTGAATTGCAAAAAAACATTGATATTGAATGCTAGGGCTACAACAACCACGGTTCTACAGTTTGTGTCAAAAAACACTAATTTTGGTTTTAATTTTTTGCAAAAAAGACTGATCATCTGTCTCGTTcgttttactgattattatgacagATGGGCCCCGCAGAAAAAGGTGATGTGGCACAACATAACGaatcacaaaaaaataaaatttaaGGGACTACATTGTAAAAGAAGGGAGAGTAAggttccacctcctcctcccaccgCGCCGTTCACTATCTCGGCCAGGCCTCCCATGCTCCAGCCGGTGGAGCTCGAGCTCCCCGGCGTGCAAGTCAGTAGCAGCTCCCGTGCGCCAGCCGGGCCACGAGCTCTGTCGTGCTCCACTCCGAGCAGCTCACCTTGAGCCTGTCCGCCACCGTCGCTGCTCGCGCCCACGCACAGCCGGCGCGGTTGATGCTGCTCGCAGCGGGCGCAGCTGCTCGTTCCCACACACGTCCGGGGCGCCGCTGCTTGCTGTCAGTGCCACTGCTCGCACCACTGCACGGCCGGCGCGGCTGTTGCTGCTCGTGGCCGGTGGCGGTTGCTGCTTGTGCCCACGCGTGGCCGGGGCGCGGCTGCCACTTCTTGCGCCAATGCGCGGTCAGCGAAGCGGCGACTACTTGCTCCCGTGAGCGCCCAACGTCACTACTGCTGCTCACTCCCGTCACCGAGCTTCGTCGCCACCCATGTCGTGCCCCACATTGGCCTCCGCCGCCCCTGCCCGACACTCACGCCGGAGAAAGGAGCTGTTGCTCCGGCTTCGGGTTTCTGTGGCCGCCGACGCACGGGGAGGGTTTGGCTACTGGCATCCTTCATTGGAGATGAAGGTCATGAGGACTCGTATCTGGCCGGCGTCGAGTCCCTACGAACGCTGTCATGGTGTGCTGCAGTTTTTGCTTGGGTAGGACCCGATTACGTTTTTATTTTTGCATGAAGGGTGTCTATGTAAATGTAGATACGCCGTTTGTACAGTTCCGTTATGCCACGCCAGCTTTTGCGGGCTCCATTTGTCATAATTATCATTAAATTGACTAAAAGCGACAAGTAgcgttttttgcaaaaaaaagccTAAAATTAATGGTTCTGGCACAAATTTGTAGAATTGTGGTTCCTGCAACCCTAAGCTTCAATGTCGATGTTTTTTGTAATTCACTCGTCTAATATTAAAATAAGGTATTTTGAGTATTTTAATATGA includes:
- the LOC123447564 gene encoding glutamate decarboxylase 1-like — its product is MVLSHAASGGSSDDSVHSTFASRYVRASLPRYRMPENSIPKEAAYQIINDELMLDGNPRLNLASFVTTWMEPECNKLMMDSINKNYVDMDEYPVTTELQNRCVNMIAHLFNAPLGETETAVGVGTVGSSEAIMLAGLAFKRRWQNKMRAAGKPCDKPNIVTGANVQVCWEKFARYFEVELKEVKLSEGYYVMDPEKAVEMVDENTICVAAILGSTLNGEFEDVKMLNDLLVKKNEETGWDTPIHVDAASGGFIAPFLYPELEWDFRLPLVKSINVSGHKYGLVYAGIGWCIWRSKEDLPDELIFHINYLGADQPTFTLNFSKGSSQVIAQYYQLIRLGFEGYRNIMDNCQENAMVLKEGLERTGRFNIVSKDQGVPLVAFSLKDSSRHDEFEISEFLRRFGWIVPAYTMPPDAQHVTVLRVVVREDFSRTFAERLVIDIEKVLHELDALPSRSSGPSLQHPNGDTVSEKDLARQREVVSVWKRAVAARKKTQGVC